A region of Thermococcus argininiproducens DNA encodes the following proteins:
- a CDS encoding DUF998 domain-containing protein has product MTKWLKILGLLLPIFTFGGLGVVIYLNPWFSFTENALSDMGSIHNPISYVFNSLMILVGSFGLLFGIETARRKLTTPLFLIGMSCLIFVGIFPEEYSPHSLFAVAFYLFIFADIFYGGLKMIKRGMKSGFLWVLGSVTVFFVMLYLTEVFKGLAIPELLGAVFINAWIIFLALNIEK; this is encoded by the coding sequence ATGACCAAGTGGCTGAAAATCTTAGGCCTTTTGCTTCCAATTTTTACGTTTGGTGGTCTTGGCGTAGTGATCTATCTAAACCCTTGGTTTTCTTTTACTGAGAATGCTCTAAGTGATATGGGCTCTATTCATAATCCAATATCTTATGTATTTAACTCTTTAATGATTCTCGTTGGCTCTTTTGGGCTTTTGTTTGGAATTGAAACTGCTAGAAGAAAGTTAACTACTCCTCTGTTTCTGATTGGAATGTCATGTTTAATCTTTGTGGGGATTTTCCCCGAAGAGTATAGTCCACACTCCCTTTTTGCAGTTGCATTTTACTTGTTTATTTTTGCGGATATTTTTTATGGTGGTCTAAAAATGATTAAGAGAGGCATGAAATCTGGATTTCTATGGGTTCTTGGAAGTGTAACAGTGTTCTTTGTTATGTTGTATCTTACTGAAGTATTCAAAGGGCTTGCAATTCCAGAACTTCTGGGAGCAGTTTTTATAAATGCATGGATAATATTCTTGGCTTTAAATATTGAGAAATAA
- a CDS encoding transposase codes for MILTLGRNFAKKFGVMYLEIPLPKNVKGHRIKEIRILPKYNALWFEVEYVYEVQPEKRDLNCSKYLAIDLDVDNFATCVDTTGTAFIVEGR; via the coding sequence GTGATCCTCACTCTCGGACGAAACTTTGCGAAAAAGTTTGGCGTAATGTACTTGGAAATTCCCCTCCCAAAGAATGTCAAGGGGCATAGAATAAAGGAAATCCGCATTTTGCCAAAGTATAACGCCTTGTGGTTTGAGGTTGAGTACGTTTATGAAGTCCAACCAGAAAAGAGGGATTTAAACTGTTCAAAGTACTTGGCCATTGATTTGGATGTCGATAATTTTGCAACTTGTGTAGACACCACCGGGACGGCCTTCATCGTTGAAGGCCGGTAG
- a CDS encoding transposase gives MKSFNQWWNKKKAKLQSQYDKQGVKFGRRMARLLRKRKNVMNNFMNQAVNYIIKYCLENKIGNILIGELEEAKQRASLGKVNNQNFQFIPYGLFKRKLKAKCERYGINYIEVDEAYISKTDALALEPLEKKEKYWGKRVKRGLFQSSTGVLINADVNDALNILRKVAGDSLVGGIAGSGRVNRPVRVRVVPVNSHEAPPARAGQFTAARAMFINTIRNLER, from the coding sequence TTGAAGAGTTTTAACCAGTGGTGGAATAAGAAAAAAGCCAAGTTGCAAAGCCAATATGACAAACAAGGAGTAAAATTCGGCAGAAGGATGGCTCGGCTTTTGAGGAAGAGAAAGAACGTGATGAATAATTTTATGAATCAAGCCGTGAATTACATCATCAAGTACTGCTTGGAGAATAAAATCGGGAATATACTTATTGGAGAGTTGGAAGAGGCGAAGCAAAGGGCCTCCTTGGGGAAAGTGAATAATCAGAATTTTCAGTTCATTCCTTACGGCCTCTTCAAGCGAAAATTAAAGGCAAAGTGCGAGCGTTACGGGATTAATTACATCGAAGTTGATGAGGCTTACATTAGCAAGACGGACGCTTTGGCTTTAGAGCCTTTGGAAAAGAAGGAGAAGTATTGGGGGAAGAGGGTGAAGAGAGGCCTCTTTCAGTCTTCAACTGGAGTTTTAATTAATGCTGATGTGAATGATGCTTTGAACATTTTGCGGAAAGTAGCCGGCGATTCCCTCGTTGGGGGGATAGCTGGTAGTGGCCGTGTGAACCGGCCGGTGAGAGTGAGGGTTGTCCCGGTGAACTCTCACGAAGCCCCACCCGCAAGGGCGGGGCAGTTCACTGCCGCAAGAGCAATGTTTATAAACACAATACGGAATCTCGAACGGTGA
- a CDS encoding cysteine synthase family protein: protein MYFAKLEFFNPFSRSIKDRAVFNLLMKALDRKDINGTRILFEATSGNVGISMAAMANILGIEFRAYLPKPTPKSTQILLNVLGAELINTEFETIDPAMIEFVKKEAEEAGAVNLNQFENDDNFEAHYKYTAREIEEQLKSIGKQADVIVAGVGTSGHIAGIAKYFKEHYNTKVIGVVPAKGEKIPGIKRLETRPKWFFQVDIDQVVEVTQKEAIEGSIKIARRDGLLIGLSSGAVVKALEKFRNEYSGTAVLIFPDDGFKYVEAFERYLREDQ, encoded by the coding sequence ATGTATTTTGCCAAGCTAGAGTTCTTTAATCCTTTCAGCAGAAGCATAAAAGATAGAGCAGTTTTCAATCTTCTCATGAAGGCTCTTGACCGTAAAGACATCAACGGAACAAGGATTCTTTTTGAGGCAACTTCAGGCAACGTTGGAATATCAATGGCAGCAATGGCAAACATTTTGGGAATTGAATTCAGAGCATATCTCCCTAAACCGACACCAAAGAGCACACAAATCCTTCTAAATGTCCTAGGAGCAGAACTCATAAATACCGAATTCGAGACAATTGATCCGGCGATGATAGAATTTGTTAAAAAGGAAGCAGAGGAAGCTGGGGCGGTGAATTTAAACCAATTTGAAAACGATGACAACTTTGAGGCGCACTATAAATATACAGCTAGAGAAATTGAGGAACAACTTAAAAGTATAGGGAAGCAAGCTGATGTTATTGTGGCAGGAGTGGGAACATCAGGTCATATAGCAGGAATTGCTAAATACTTTAAGGAGCACTATAATACAAAAGTCATTGGAGTAGTCCCAGCCAAGGGGGAGAAGATACCAGGAATAAAAAGACTTGAAACGAGGCCTAAATGGTTTTTCCAAGTGGATATAGATCAAGTGGTCGAAGTTACCCAAAAGGAGGCCATTGAAGGTTCAATAAAAATTGCGAGGAGAGATGGATTGTTAATAGGACTGAGCTCTGGTGCAGTGGTCAAAGCTCTCGAAAAATTCCGCAATGAGTACAGCGGAACAGCAGTCTTGATTTTTCCTGACGATGGGTTTAAATATGTTGAGGCATTTGAGAGGTACTTGAGGGAGGATCAATGA
- a CDS encoding carbohydrate kinase family protein: MIISIGEVLIDFIAKEEGMLKNIKEFERHPGGAPANVSVGLSRLGIESALVSKVGDDPFGEFLIESLNKEGVETKYIAKDPEKHTGIVFVQLIGAKPEFILYDGVAYFNIKPQDIKVNIEKAELIHFGSVLFAREPSRSTIFEVLRRSKGKVPISYDVNIRLDLWREREEEMIKDIERGLKLANIVKIGDTELEYLQKNGIEINDFNFALVAITKGARGCTILHSDLKVDIPSYEIQPLDTTGAGDAFMAALLASLKYMNKLYTLEFSREELREAGRFANFVAALSTTTMGAWSVPTLEKIKHYEKFHFLP; encoded by the coding sequence ATGATAATCTCGATAGGAGAAGTTTTAATAGACTTTATTGCAAAGGAAGAGGGAATGTTAAAGAACATAAAAGAATTTGAAAGACATCCAGGAGGGGCACCAGCCAATGTTAGTGTTGGATTGAGCAGATTGGGAATAGAAAGTGCGTTGGTAAGTAAAGTAGGAGATGACCCCTTTGGAGAATTTCTCATCGAATCTCTCAACAAAGAAGGAGTAGAAACCAAATATATAGCAAAAGATCCAGAAAAACATACTGGGATAGTTTTTGTTCAACTCATAGGAGCAAAACCAGAATTTATACTTTACGATGGAGTGGCTTATTTTAACATAAAACCTCAAGATATAAAAGTGAATATCGAAAAAGCAGAGCTCATTCACTTTGGGAGTGTACTCTTTGCAAGAGAACCCAGTAGATCCACTATATTTGAAGTGCTCAGAAGATCTAAAGGAAAAGTCCCTATCAGTTACGATGTTAATATAAGACTTGATCTTTGGAGGGAAAGAGAAGAAGAGATGATCAAAGATATCGAAAGAGGTCTTAAACTTGCTAATATAGTCAAAATAGGAGATACTGAATTAGAATATCTCCAAAAAAATGGAATCGAGATAAATGATTTCAACTTTGCTCTCGTGGCAATAACAAAAGGTGCCAGAGGTTGCACCATTTTACACAGCGATCTTAAAGTTGATATTCCCTCCTATGAAATTCAACCTCTCGATACTACCGGTGCAGGAGATGCCTTTATGGCAGCTCTTTTGGCCAGTTTAAAATATATGAACAAGCTATATACTTTAGAGTTCTCAAGAGAAGAACTGAGAGAAGCTGGACGTTTTGCTAATTTTGTAGCAGCACTTTCCACGACAACAATGGGAGCATGGAGTGTACCCACATTAGAGAAAATCAAACATTATGAGAAGTTTCATTTTCTTCCATGA